A window of Nicotiana tabacum cultivar K326 chromosome 24, ASM71507v2, whole genome shotgun sequence contains these coding sequences:
- the LOC107759598 gene encoding uncharacterized protein LOC107759598: protein MAVKGDDLAPHEIESVFLRKFRETLTKGALTWYLLFPEHSIDTFEMLVDSFIKAHAGARKVQARKADIFRIVQGESELLREFVTRFQKERMLLLAIPDEWAAEAFTKKETTWADVYNRYESKIRIEDDYLDFPSSVKGREWENNKEKSKYNFNTDGWSSRRRFLPYERAEGHGRGFRSTDRFAIDRRINRGRNHRSLQKNKTSDSSYPRLSEYNFNVSVVDLVSSMRNIKGAWFLKTMRSDPGQRDPNLWCEYHETNIHLTGGCGHLCEEVSTLLKNGHLSEYISDRAKNNYGRKRDNAEPSKAGENPLRLMINVIFGGNEINGVTFSVAKNTKVLVTHNKRLREVIADDITFTEEDADGLLLPHNDALVISLNVLDFELDVFW from the exons ATGGCGGTGAAGGGAGACGATTTAGCTCCCCacgagattgagtctgtttttctgaGGAAATTTAGGGAGACTCTTACGAAGGGGGCCTTGACGTGGTATTTGCTTTttcccgagcattccatagacaCTTTTGAAATGCTcgtggattctttcatcaaggcccatgccggggccagaaaAGTACAGGCCCGAAAGGCCGATATATTCAGGATTGTGCAAGGAGAGTCCGAGTTGCTGCGGGAGTTTGTAACCAGGttccagaaggaaaggatgttgctACTGGCCATTCCGGACGAATGggcggctgaagcattcaccaaaaaG GAAACAACTTGGGCGGATGTTTACAATCGGTACGAGTCAAAAATAAGGATTGAAGATGATTATCTCGATTTTCCGTCGTCGGTTAAGGGTCGGGAATGGGAGAATAATAAAGAGAAATCGAAATACAATTTCAATACAGATGGATGGTCTTCGAGGAGACGGTTTTTGCCCTATGAACGGGCCGAAGGACATGGTAGAGGTTTCCGGTCAACGGATAGATTTGCTATCGATAGGAGAATCAATCGTGGCCGAAACCACAGGTCGTTGCAGAAAAACAAAACGTCAGATTCTTCCTACCCCAGACTTtctgaatacaacttcaacgtcagcgtAGTGGATCTGGTATCGTCCATGAGAAACATCAAAGGAGCATGGTTCCTGAAGACAATGAGATCTGATCCCGgccagagggatcctaatttgtggtgCGAATACCATGAGACAAACATTCACCTGACCGGGGGCTGTGGCCATTTGTGCGAAGAGGTGTCGACATTGCTGAAAAATGGTCATCTCAGTGAATATATAAGCGACCGGGCTAAAAACAACTACGGTCGCAAGCGTGATAATGCAGAGCCTTCAAAAGCAGGAGAAAATCCCCTTCGCCTGATGATCAACGTGATTTTTggggggaacgagattaacggGGTTACATTTTCGGTGGCAAAAAACACGAAGGTATTAGTGACCCACAACAAAAGACTCCGGGAAGTCATTGCAGATGACATTACTTTTACAGAGGAAGACGCGGATGGACTGCTACTACCACATAACGATGCCCTGGTAATCTCTCTAAATGTCTTAGATTTTGAATTAGATGTGTTCTGGTAG